One Cucumis melo cultivar AY chromosome 8, USDA_Cmelo_AY_1.0, whole genome shotgun sequence genomic window, cacaAAAAACTTCGACTCTGGCATGAAATTTCTATTGAGAAAGTAAAAGCCAGAGGAGCCCTGTTTTCAGGAATTAGAGGTGGGCGGAACCCCGAATACGGTACCGGGATGGACTTTTTTACTGGATTTGCCGGCAATTCCGCCGCCGCCGTGATGGGCAGTTTTTGGAGGTTTGACGGAATTGTTATCTTCTCTCCTGCCAGATCTCTCCTGCTCCATCCTCTGCAATTTTTCCTCTGCTTTCTTTTTCATTACATAAACCCTAGCGCAGCTAGCTCCCATGGAGGACATGGTTTTTACAAAAGAAAAGGAGACGAAATGAAATAGTTTTCCACAATTGTGTTCTGTGGGCTTTGAATTTGTTGAATCGGTGGGTAGTGAAAGGCTTAAACCCTTGTTGTATTTATAGTGGAAAACTTGTTTGGTGTAGCAAGTGTTTCGTTGGCCCCTAGCGTAGGGGTCAGATAACCATAACCCCCATTTTCTGTACCTTATTTGGATTGGACAAATATTTCTTAATTCAAAtccaaatttaatttaatttccatatttgttgtttataaacaatttgcgtttaacttaatcaatgtattgttcaaatttcaaaagttgACATCGCCAAATTAATTGTTGCTTCAGTtctaatttagaaaatataagttttgttttaatttgatacGAGTTTTAGTTCCAATTTGGTTTCATATATTTATAGTTTTGATTTAACTTTCTTTCAAAATGCTAGTGTAGTTTTGTGAGTTTTAATTTGGTATGGTTTGTTTCTTTATTAAACTTACTTCGATTCATTACTTAAATAGATATGTCATGTTGCAAAGCATGTGCATAGTTTGTAAAGTCTAATAAAGTCATTCGAACTTAATTAAATTTGTTAGGAActcaatttaaatttattttattttaactcCAATAATTATGCCACTTGCATATGTAAAATGTTTTTTACCATTCAGCTCTAGTTAATCGATGATTAATTTCTACCCTTCCAAAGAAGTTTATATATAAGTGTATAATATAAGAAAAAtgattaacaaaaaaaaaaaaaaaaaaactgagaACACAAATGGATAAGCAGTTGACTCAACACAACTCCAACTAATTAATCATTAATGTCTATTATAAGATTGAAGATTTGAATTCTCttaattatatcaattaaatCTATATCTCTTTTAAATCTATCAATTTACATTcataaactttcataaatgaaCTAATTTATAACTTTTCTTTTAGAATCATCAATATCTACTTTAATCAACCATTTCTTAAAATCAACATTTGAAGAAATCTATATAAATTTGAGAATTAATGTTTAGTTTATAATTTTATCCTTTTTAtgaattatgattaattaaatGAAGCTCAATTAATTTAAAGATAAACCAATAAATTAATTCCAATAATACAAATCAATTAACGCTACATTTgaaaaaatgtatttaaaaaagaagaagacaatTAAGTAATAGATGCTGAATAATGGAGTTTTTTAATTGGAATCTGGAACATGGAGAAAACGGTTGTGAGACAACCACAACCACCGCCGTTTACCGGGAtggtttttaaaaaacaaaagtacacagaaacaaaataaaacGGTGGGATGGGAAACCCCAATCTCTCAGgaaaaatcaaacaaataaaaaaaaaaaggaaacaatgGCTTCCATTAGGTGCGGCACTCACACCACACCAATTGTGAGGTCCCCCACGTCAGCAAAAGATATTATTGATGGAAGGCGGCCAAAGGCTCTGCTCACGTGTCTACTCATTATTGGCCCGTAATTTCCAACATAACAAAAAAGtgctctccttttttttttctttttctttttttttttaaatacggaaattaaatataatattggAGAGATAAGAGTTTGATTGGGGTCACAATCTGAATCGTGGACCGTGAAGGCACCTTttcttgtttattttctttgaattatttgatttgtcaTTATTACATTGCACTTAAAAAGAGCACCTACTCTATTTCATCTTCTTTATGCACCCACTCAAACGTTGTGCCGACGGGTTAATTAAGATCATGATCCTACTAGCAATCCTAAAGATTTTCTTCATTATTCAAATACAACATTATCCAACTACTGACCTTTTCCTCCCCCTTTGATATTAAATTTCAAATCGAGACTATAATTACAATTATCCCCGTATCGTAGGAGTGATTTTAAAAAGTTATCTATTACATCTATCgacataattagagtatttttgaaaaatattatttCCTTTTGTATCTTTTAATATGACTTTGGTCTTTGattattcataaataaaatatcaatattCTATACAAACTAACATCTTTCGAGTAACAACTCAAAAGTTATATAAGTTAATAAGATTTGAACACATATATAGATGGTTAGTtataaaggaaagaaaaagaaaggattgCAATATGATAAATGATTCATAATTACAAAGGGAAAAGTCAAATTAAAGTTAAGATTGAATGGTAATGACGAAAATGATAATATAataattgaagaagaagaaaaagaatttaaGAATGAAAAGGGATTGGCGTTATCTGAAAATAAGGAAGGAAATGGAAGGGACGATGTAGGTACGGGGGTTACGGAGTACGGAAATTCCATTAAGGTGAGAGAAATCGGAAAATGAGATTAGGTTGTCTGCCTCTTGCCTCTTTCTTCTGTTTCGTATCGTTTTTTGCTTTGATGTTTGTGGTCactttttaattgtttttctttcttttaggaAGAAAATTCCTAAAGGTTAGTTAGGTTTATTTAAAAAAGCTTCTCTCTTACGTCCGACTAAAACCGTCTTCCGCCGAAAGGCCCATTGGTTTTTGTCTTTCTCGCTTGGGCCGCATCCATTTTTCCAGTTCTAACACCAAACTCTTTAAACAAACATGGACGGGCAATCTTTAAACAAAATGTAAGTGTGTATAAcattgtttttataaaattcTAAATATAACCCACAATCTATCATCTACCACTGTCATTCATAGATTTCTATTCTTTTAAaggttgttatatatatatatatatattaatactttgaatttaattgttacatttgtaactaccacaatttttttttccataactCACGAATGTGATGGATaggttaaaatattattttaatctcAAAGTGTATAAGATTTAAATCTTTTGGTCcatgtatttaaaaaaaaaaaacacaaattaaaTTAGTCAAAGTAAGATCTTAACCTAatttgttaaataataataaaaagatcaTTTCACACGAGGAAATACTGAATAATATTTTTAAGATAAATCAATAATAAAGCAACGAGCGTGATTTAGATGTATTGAAAGTGCATGcagtaaaatagaaaaattgaaaatatagagACTAAAATTGTACAACCTTACTTTAGGTATAAATAGAAGGGACCTTGATTTGATCTTGATCCTCGTAGTGTGAAAAGGAGGTTGCACTGCATTCAACGACCGTTTCGATTACATCCACAAATAACCTCCTTTTGGTAGAAGAGAGACATTTTGGTATATAATTTTGGGTGCTTGGTAGGTACAGGTACTTCCACACATTTCACTCTTCAAGTCAAAATAGTTACGTATATGAATAGtgtcttttaaattaagagtacATGTGTCATTTATTTGAATAGTTGAAGGTTGCTAATGATATTCTCCTCCCTACCCCTAAATATATATCGTACCACTTAAGACTTGCAATACGATTGTTCATGTCTTTTTATCGACAGAGGTCTGGCTTCCTCTCCCCTAATAAGAGGCTAGAGGAAACTTTTTTTGGAGGGATTGATTCCAAGACAAATGATCCTTTATTTGATCTATATACATTATTAGCAACATGTATATTATCAAATTGAAAATTTGCAACGAcctttcaacaatacaatttaTATCATCATCCCCTCAAACTTATATTATGATAGTTTCTTTTTGATAACTTTCTAAAACAAAAACGAGTCTTGTATGTGTTAATAAAATGTTAGACGTGATGGTTGATTTCATAACAATATAGTTAATTATCAATGATCAACATATTAGAAGTCGAGAGGTCAAAAATAATTGTCACTTTTATTTGttcaaaactcaaaattttCGCACTTCGATTAAATCTATCGTTTCCGTATCCATTTTATAATAATTCTGAAAGTTTAATACAAAGGAAATAAATTAACAATATATTATTTCTATTAGTTTGATATCAACTATTCAACATGATTGTGAAACTATAATCTATAAATTATAAACACTTTcaactaataaaaaaaacacGAAATATagaattatttattaattaaagaaaaagaagtatgTTTTCAGATATATTCAGAGATATTTTCGTTAAAATGAAAACATCGACACCAACAATTCAAACCATTAATCCGATAAGACAAAATTCCAATATAGAAAAACAAAGAAGGGGTGTTTTAATAGGATAGCAACCGAAGTCTTGGGATTGAGACATTCTTTTGTTTGGGCACCGCGGGAGGGTTTGGAACTATTGAAGGAAAAGGGTAATTTGGAGTAAAATTGAAAGTCGTGGCGTCGCCTGCGGGGGGGCGGAAAGAGATGGGCTGACGTGTCCTTGTGGACTTCCTTTATGAGTCCGATGGATCCACTCTCCTTCAACTTTGTCGGCCCACAATACTCTTTCcccctaataataataatttctattcttttacgCCAGCCGTCCACAATAAAATTAgggttgttgttgttgtttatttGATACAATTTTATGTCTCTTTCTAAAACCTCAATTAACACTCACTAATTATGTCAATTTGGTAAATTGATTAACTAAAATTtaacaattttgaatgtttcaTCCCATATGTATTTCATCCTTTCATATCATATATGTGTTTGGTAAGTTTGAAAACAAAGAACTAAGTGAAAACAAAATTGTATTTCACATACTTTCATATTTGGtaacaaaattataataaacTTTTGTTTGTTTACTTGCATTGGATTGtgaataatttgttttttatttttttaatcttttaaacAATTGTGCTTAAATGCATTTGTGTTGGTAAGTGAAGAAACTAGTTGTAGTTATTCGATAAATATTATATGTAAtagataaaatatatttatttttattgagtatgaatttactttttaaaaaaattaaaatatttagataTAAAAATTGAACAATCTCAGTTTGAAAAACACAAAACAAATTACCAATAAAATAAGTTAGTTTATTAAAGATTATTGGGGGTGGTGATGGTCTGGTTTTGGTATATTGTTTAGAAAAGTAGGCCATTTATGTGAAAGGTTATTTATTTAGAAAACATGGCTTATTAGGAAATACTTCAACTCTTTTTCTCCCCTCTCATTTCCTTAGAAGGAGACGCTTGTTTATTAGACCAACTATGTGTCTTTGGATCTATTTGTGTTTGTATTAATTATCCCAATCATTTGAATTAGCCAAGtcatgaatatatatatatatatataaaaaccattttgtttttgtatGTAGAGTTTTTGAAGGAGCACCAAAAACATCTCCATTAAGTATATATAGGCAAAAGGGATTTCTCTTGGAAATTGGGTTAAGTTCAAAAACCAACGTAACTCACTCTTTTCCCCAATAACTTGTCATTTAGCTTCCCAATTTCCAAGTTGGTCAAAACTCAAAAACCAACCATAAGAACAAACAAATGATGATGATATCACTATCAAATTTCATTTATGTGTTATTTCCTTTATTTCTAAAGTTTAGAGGGTGTGTGTGTTCATATCTTCAAATTTGTACtcatatattttctatttaatttgaTCTCTGTCACAATACCCTTCTTCTTTACCATGGGGACAAtctctttctaaaaaaaaaaaaaaaaaaaaaaaacttctcttttaaatacaacaagatttaaaatagaaaattgaaaccGTAAATGTTTTGGTTTCTAATACACAtaattttgatttaattgtCCACTTGAATGAGATTAATTGAGGCATTATATTGCATCCTCATCTAAGTCAACCAATCAAAGCCCACGTCTTAAAGactatgaagaaaaaaaataaaacatagaTTATTAAAGAACATTAATGAATATAAACGATGATTGTTTGGAAGAAAAGTCGTTTGAAATTTTAGTGTTGATGTCTTTGGGAAGTTAAAAAAACACATATGGCTGGTTTCTTGTTTTAATTACATAGAATAATGTTCAACATATGTATGAATTTTATTTAGTGTacttaaataatataaaatccaTATTTTAATCAAATGTGTGTGTGATGTGTTAACCTTATCCacatttatataaataaaataaatagtcaaccatatttataattttttaatagtGTAATTCTGACGATTTTTAAccaaatatttgattttaaattataaattaatatattatgTTCTATAAGTTCATTAATAAATCGTCGCAAGTACATCTTAAAAAGTtaggtaaatttaatatattcttTTAGCTCGAATAGAAATTCTACGAAACAAACGTGGTAATGTAACTATCTATAActctaaatatatttttaaaattcatgttatctatattttggaaaaaggaTAAGTGAACTCTAAAATTTTAAccttttaatagaatattatatTATCTTAACTAGTAGAAAATTAAATCTCCCAAAAAAGATATGGAATTGAGCTCAAAGCTTTTTCTAAGTAATTGAAACTACCAAAGTAGAGGTTGGAATATAATCATACAATCAAAATGAATACATTAACTCATAATCAATTAATCTATGTTCGTGTACATTGGAAAcgtatcaatttttttttatttgtaataaaACGAAAAATAATATGACGATGATGTTTAAAATAGTAGtagatatgatacaaatttATACCTTTTGGTATTGGGATCTTGTTCTCATTTGTTGTCTTTAGGAATCTCTCATAAACTTGAAACTTGAGCTTCAAACTATTTCTTATAGTACGGTCTCACTTTTATAGTTGAATTGTTGAAGAGAATCTCATGCTAGTGTGATGTTAAGTCTATCATATACCTAATATCTAAATTAGCAAAGAAAGTatagattttttaaataaacacaataaagaaaaattattacaaaatatTAAGATGTACGCATAATATATCATATGGATAATCATAATTTAATGGATGTTTTggtatatttgaaaataagatCAGGGTAAGtaagataaaataattaaagttatgagtagggaaagaaaattataatataaagtgtTGGGTTGGGTTATCCAAAAGCAGGGTTTGAGGAATTCCACGTGTACCGAACTGAGGTTGGTAGCACACAAATTCTATAAATCCCGGACTCTGATTTATTTTGTAactaagaaaaggaaaaggaaaaggaaaaggaaaaggaaaaggaaaaggaaagaattgaaagaaaaagagagaattttTCACAAACAttataaaactaaaaagaattGAATTATTGGAATCTATCATCCGcctcctcctccttctccttctccttctccttctcctcctcctcccctTCCCCCCATCTCTTTCCGGAAGAAGCCATGGGAGCACTCTCCGAGTTCTTCTCCCACCTCCACACAATGACCGCAGTCTTTTTCACCCTTTTACTTCTCGAATTCGTTATTCTCATTCGTACCATCTTCGGCTTAAGACCTAACGCCGACAAGCGCGTAATCACGACGGCTCAGTTTTTGAAACTCATCGAAGACAAGAATCCCACCATCCGTTTCTCAAATAAGGTCACCCCAAGTATCGCCGATCAGTGTGCCGTTTGCCTCTCTGAATTCGAGGAAGGAGAGAAGGTACGGAAATTGCAATGCAACCACACTTTTCACAAGGATTGTCTCGATAATTGGTTGAAACTCTGTTTCGCTACATGTCCGCTTTGCCGGAGTAAGGTTTTGCCCGACGATATCGTCGCCGGCTACCATAGGCTTCGTGACCGTGTAGAGTACGACGGCAGTGACGAGGAGCTCATCTTTTTGTTATCGGCATTACATGGTAACAGTATATATAGATTTTTCTAGGGCGAAACaccaattttattttgtttttaatcaCAGAATAGAATTAAATAACATAGAATGTTGATTGTCTGTAGATTAACTAGGGAAATATTGTTTTTCTCCCCTTCATTGACGAGCAATAACGTTAAGAGAACGGCTCGTTTCTGGTTCGATTGATCTCTGTAGCGAGATCGAGATAAATCTAAATCGTGTATGTTTCTCTTTACTTGCAATTATGCAACCCATCTGTTTGATGTGTTGTTTGCATGATTGCTTCCTACTCTTCTTGGTCATTCGTCAACGAATCATTAATTTTGGAGACACCCAATTTACATCTTGACGGagacctttttctttttaacccAATAACGCACTGAAATCCTCACTAAAATCATCCAAATCACAACAACTTTTTTTCCATCAGATAGTTTACTTTGGCTATCCAAAGGATCTATTGAGATTTTAAAGATATTAGTTAGTTAGATGATCGTCTATTAGTCTCTTTTGATGTGGGCTTAGTTCTCTCCGTAGGACCAGGAGTGATGGTGCAAACtgaatttttataattttagtGGATGCGAGTTGGTGATCTAATTTATGGTTCTCTTACAATATAACTAGAACATGGTATGTGATGGCATTTATTAAGAACATTGAGTGAAAGGAGAAGCATTCAAAATTTGATGGATTTTCCCTTGATATTTTCATGGGGATTTAGGTGGAGATGGTAGGAGAAGGACTTAATGCTCTGTTTGTGTTCTGTATCTAAATGCACAACAAACTGATTGAGCTCGTTTTCTCTATAGTTAAACCTCAATAGCAAAAGTGAAACAAATGGATTTTGTTTAGC contains:
- the LOC103485001 gene encoding E3 ubiquitin-protein ligase RHA2B-like, which encodes MGALSEFFSHLHTMTAVFFTLLLLEFVILIRTIFGLRPNADKRVITTAQFLKLIEDKNPTIRFSNKVTPSIADQCAVCLSEFEEGEKVRKLQCNHTFHKDCLDNWLKLCFATCPLCRSKVLPDDIVAGYHRLRDRVEYDGSDEELIFLLSALHVFESRYFLVPFGTVGVFVFFYF